ACCACATGCGGGCCCTGCAGCAGACCTCGTTCCACGGCCCGAAAGACATGCGCTTGATCACCGACGCGCCGGTGCCGACGCCGGGACCAGGAGAGGTCCTGATCCGCGTCGCCGCCGCGGGGGTCAACTTCGCCGACGTGACGCAGACCTACGGTCGTTACCGCGGTGGCCCGCAGCCGCCGTACCTCGCCGGTTTTGAAGGCGCCGGTGAGGTCGTCGCCTCCGGCGGGGACGTGACCGGGGTCGAGATCGGTCAGCACGTGCTGGGCACCGGTTACGGCGCTTTCGCCGAGTACCTGGTGCTCCCCGCGTCCACCGCGGTGGCGGTGCCGGACGGCTGGGACGATCACCAGGCCCTCGGTCTCGTTCTCAACTGGGGTACCGCGCTGGCCGCGCTCCGGCCGTTGGGCCGCCTCGAGCCCGGAGAGACCGTGGTGATCCACGCCGCCGCCGGTGGGGTGGGGCAGGCCGCGGTGCGGGCGGCCAAAAATCGTGGCGCGGTCGTCATCGCCGCCGCGTCCATGCCCAAGCACGACGTCGTGCGGGCGCTCGGCGCCGACCACGTCGTCGACCCGGGCCGCTCCGACCTCGCGGCCCAGGTGCGGGAGCTGACCAGCGGCCGAGGAGCCGACCTGGTGCTCGAGTCCGTCGGCGGCGCGACGTTCGCCGCGAGCCTGGCCGCGGCCCGGCCGGTCACCGGCCGGGTCGTCGTCTACGGGCTCGCCGCGGGGGAGGCCTCGGTCACCAACCACCAGCTGGTCTTCGATCACCAGGTCCAGGTGATCGGATTGCACATCGGCGTGCTCGGGCAGGTGGCACCCGACATGTTCGCCGAGGTGATGGCGGAGGTCGACGCGCTGCGCACGGCGGGAGTCGTGGTGCCCGGCCATCCGGCCGCCTACGACCTGGAGGACGGGCCCGACGTCCTGGCCCGTCTGGAGGCACGGGCGACGACGGGGAAGCTGGTCCTCCGTCCCTGAGCGGTGCGCCCCTCGACGTCAGCGTCGGGGGGCGAGCAGCTGCCGGTGCAAGCGCTGCAGTGGTGGCAGGAGGCCGTAGACGACGATCGGCACCGCGATCGTGGCGAGGACCAGCGTCCGCAGGACGGTCGGCGTGCCGCGGAGCAGGCTGCCGAGCAGCAGCTGGAGCACGGTGAGCGTGGGGAAAACGGCCAGCCAGATCATCACGGCCAAGTGGTGACGGGGCGGCGGGCCGACGCGGCTGGGGGTCGTCTCAGATGTGTTCATGGGCATAGCCTGCGCGGGCGGGTGTCAGAGCGGCAAAGGTTGTTGCCAATACTGGGAACGTGGAGCACACGCCTGCCATCACGGCCACGCTGGCCGAGGTCGGCCCTCGACTACGGCGCCTACGGACCCAGCGCGGCATCACCCTCACGGCCCTTGCCGAAACCACCGGGATCTCCAAGAGCACCCTCTCGCGTCTGGAGAGCGGTCAGCGGCGACCTAGTCTGGAGCTACTGCTGCCGATCGCGCAGGCCCACCAGGTCCCGCTGGACGAGCTCGTCGGTGCGCCGCAGGTAGGCGACCCGCGAGTACGGCTCGTAGCCCGCCAAGCGAACGGCCGCACGGTTCTGCCGCTGACTCGGCACGCCGGTTCGTTGCAGGCATGGAAGGTCGTCATTCCCGCAGATCAGACCGTGCCGGACCTCCGCGTCCACGAGGGCTACGAGTGGCTCTACGTGCTGTCCGGCCAACTCCGCCTGGTCCTCGCCGAGCACGACTTCCTCCTGCGAGCCGGCGAGGCGGCGGAGTTCGACACCCGGCTCCCGCACTGGTTCGGCAGCGTCGGCGAGCACCCCGTGGAGATCCTCAGCATTCTCGGCCGTCAAGGCGAGCGGATGCACGTCCGCGCCCGACCGCGGGAGTCCCGCCGCTGATCACTACCGCCCGGCGCTACTCGGGTGACGCGATGCGGGCGAGCGCGCCGATCTCCAATGCCGTCCAGAGCGCTCCGTCGGGTCCGAGGGTGATGCCGTGAGGCTCGGAGTTCGGGGTCGGCAAGGGGTGGGCCGTGACCGCACCGTCCGGGGTGAGCGCGCCGACGCGGTTCCCACCCCACTCGGTGAACCAGAGCGCGCCGTCGGCACCCGCGGTGATGGCGTGGGGTCGGCCGGCGCGGTCCGGCAACGGGAACTCGCGAATCGTCCCGCCGGAAGTGATTCGTCCGATCTGGCCGGCGCCGATCTCGACGAACCAGACCGCCCCGTCCGGTCCGGCGGTGATGCCGACCGGAGCTGCGGCCTCGGTCGGCAGGGGGTGAACCGTGATCGCGCCGTCCATGCCGATGCTGCCGATCGCGTTGGCCTGGTTGAGGGTGAACCACATGCGGTCGTCGGGGCCCGCGGTGATCGCGGACGGGAACGCTCCGGTGGTCGGGAGCGGGAACTCGGTGACCCGGCCGTCCGTAGTGATCCGGCCGATGCGGTCGGCGCTGCTCTCGGTGAACCACAGGGCGCTGTCCGGCCCCGCGGCGATGCCGAACGGCCCGCACTCCGGAGTGGGCAGCGCGAACTCGGTGACTGCCCCGTCGGTGGTGATGCGGCCGATGCGGTGGGCTCGGTACTC
This genomic stretch from Cryptosporangium minutisporangium harbors:
- a CDS encoding NADPH:quinone oxidoreductase family protein: MSTEHHMRALQQTSFHGPKDMRLITDAPVPTPGPGEVLIRVAAAGVNFADVTQTYGRYRGGPQPPYLAGFEGAGEVVASGGDVTGVEIGQHVLGTGYGAFAEYLVLPASTAVAVPDGWDDHQALGLVLNWGTALAALRPLGRLEPGETVVIHAAAGGVGQAAVRAAKNRGAVVIAAASMPKHDVVRALGADHVVDPGRSDLAAQVRELTSGRGADLVLESVGGATFAASLAAARPVTGRVVVYGLAAGEASVTNHQLVFDHQVQVIGLHIGVLGQVAPDMFAEVMAEVDALRTAGVVVPGHPAAYDLEDGPDVLARLEARATTGKLVLRP
- a CDS encoding XRE family transcriptional regulator; the protein is MEHTPAITATLAEVGPRLRRLRTQRGITLTALAETTGISKSTLSRLESGQRRPSLELLLPIAQAHQVPLDELVGAPQVGDPRVRLVARQANGRTVLPLTRHAGSLQAWKVVIPADQTVPDLRVHEGYEWLYVLSGQLRLVLAEHDFLLRAGEAAEFDTRLPHWFGSVGEHPVEILSILGRQGERMHVRARPRESRR
- a CDS encoding virginiamycin B lyase family protein → MTPAIQEYVVTDRDSGPYAVVTGPDSALWFTMVHSGRIGRVAPGGEPVSHQLDPASGPSIIAVGPDGALWFTEYRAHRIGRITTDGAVTEFALPTPECGPFGIAAGPDSALWFTESSADRIGRITTDGRVTEFPLPTTGAFPSAITAGPDDRMWFTLNQANAIGSIGMDGAITVHPLPTEAAAPVGITAGPDGAVWFVEIGAGQIGRITSGGTIREFPLPDRAGRPHAITAGADGALWFTEWGGNRVGALTPDGAVTAHPLPTPNSEPHGITLGPDGALWTALEIGALARIASPE